The DNA region CCTGCGTTATCATCTGGAGCATGGCGAACGAAAGTAAAACGAACAATGACATCGGTATAACCGTGATGCGTGAGCTGATCCGTCTGGCGAAGTCGCTCGACAAAACCCGTCTCGTCACGTTCGTTGCCAATGGGGATCCACGGGAACATCGCGCGTTCGATGAGGCGGATATCGTCTGTTTCAACAAGTACTATGGAATTTTCGAGGGCCAGTTATGCCGTCACACCGCCCAGATCGATTCGTTTGCATACCAGCCGACTGTCAATATCCTGACGCTCATGCGGAGCTATTTCGGTAATAAGCCGATCGTCATTACCGAATTCGGCGCCCGCGGTATCAGAACCATTCACGGTGATGTCTACTATTCGGAAGATTTTCAGGCTGCCTATATATCGAGAATATGGGATGCGATCCGGAGTGTTCATGGGATTTCGGGAGGCGTGCTCTGGTGCTGGGCCGATTATTATCACCGCAGAGATTTCTTCGACTATGCTGTTTTCGGCCCCTATGGTGTCGTGAGCGTTGACCGCAAACCCAAGTTTTCGCTCGATACGCTTGCACGGATGTACGGAGGTACTTTATCCGATAAGAAATAACACATCCGTCATGAGAGAAGTTCCGCCATTTGCGGACAGCTTTCATGGTCACAGAAATATCGGCAGCCGGGCTGTTCGATATATATGGTAATACTCGGATAAACATGCTCATGCATACCACGGGCGTTTACGGTCGAGCTTTCCGCCGAGCACCTCCATGGCGATGTTGACATCGTCCACGATCTGAAAGTCGTACATGCCCACACATATGAAGTCGGCGCCGCCGTCGAACGCATACTTGAATCCCTCTTTCGGCTCGATTGCGCCGGCAGCGAGAACCTTGAAAGCAATCCATGGCTGGCTGAGTGTCCCCATGAACTCGATGGTCTCTTCCGGTTCGGTACACCAGAGATTGTCATGGTCTCCGAGTCCCTCTTTCGCTCCTTCGAGCCGGGCCGACCAGTAATCTGTCCGATGAAGCGTTTTTACCCAGAAATCCGGTATAACACCCTGTTCGACGCATTTTTTGACCGTATAGAGGTCATGCGCCCCGATACCGGCGGGGATGCCATTCTGACGGATGAGGTCGATCGCCTTCCCGACCGGCTCGACATTCCCCTCGCGGGCGTATTGGTCAGCGCTTGCGCCGTGCACATAACACGCGCTCGCGCCGAAATCGACACACCGCTTCGCTCCCTCGATGATGTTGTCCGATGTGGTATTGGGTATGAATTTGATTTTGCCGATGCCACGGCGCCAGTATTCGTCCATGACACCCGACAGAATCGGATTTGTGAGAAAGGCGTTGATTCCGCACTTCTCGGCAAGCATGAACGTTTCGAATATCTTCGCCTTGTGGTGGTATGCCTTGACGAGATTGGAGACATAGAGGAGATCGCGGGCGTGGACGAAGCCGTTGATCAGGTTCCCGCCGAGGATGACGCGGCTCAGTCCGAGATTCTTGATTTGAGCCTGCGGAACCTTCTCTTTGAGGTTTTCCATGCTCGTGAAGCTGAAGGTCTTGGCTGTCGCGCGAGAGACCGCATCGGCCTGAAATTCCTTGAGGCGCTTCTCCTCGTAGCTCTCCCATCCGAGTTTCCTGAGCACTGCAATGATGAATATCCCGAGTACCGGGAATGTGGCGAGACTTTTGAAAAGCTCGCGGCGGCCGATTGAAGGGGGGGTATCATGGTTTTCGCCCGTCTGCTGCGACGCCTCTTTGGGGAGTGGTTGAGCGACCGAATCACCGGTGCGTTTTAATCGCAGATATGCAACATACCGGTCGAGCCCGAGGAATGTCCCGGTCGGAAAAAGCGCCACCACAATCAGAGCGATGAGTTCCACGAGGTTTTTATCAACGATCAGGTAGCTTCCCTCGGTTATAACACCGTAATCCATGCCGATGAACGGAGGATTGGCGACATAGTACAGAAAAAGAAGGACAATGCCGAAAACGGCTGAGGGGCGGGTTAACAGACCGGCCATGAGTCCCAGTCCGATGAGTGTGAGTCCCCAGATGTTGAGGAAATCGACTACGGAAAGGACGGAGGGTGTGTCAGCAATCCAGTGGAATATCGGGGAGAATATCCACTTGGAAATGGCGAGAAATCCCTTGGATGTCCAGTCAGGGGTATAAATCTTGGCGACACCCTCGTAGAGAAAGTGCCATCCGACAGCCACGCGGAGCAGCGTGAGAGCGGAAAGCTGAATGAGGGTAACGGGTCGGTCCGGTTCGCTGCGAGGTATCATGATCTTGTTTTCCCCTTTCGAGCGGCTGAATCGAGTATTATGGGTTATAAGAACAGATCAATCATGAATCGGCAGAACTGCGAATGGTATTTTTTCACACGCCCGGTTATAATACATGCAGATATAGAATGTGTTTAATCTTTTCTTTATTTCTCCGTTGATTAAACAGTAACATCGGATAACCTCATGCTGAACTGGTTTCAGCATCGTTTTAAATCACTACGGGCACCTATATTGCCCGTTCGATTGCAACCTGGTATTATATATTGTGCCTTGGTGCCTTTGTGGTGAAAAATCTTCATAAATAATCCGGATATTATTTTCACAAATTTATCATAATTCTCCGTATTGTCAATGTTAATAAAAAATCCGTGTTCATCAGTAGTCTATTGAATCTTGAAAAGGTAAAAAAAGGGGGCCGCTTTCTGTTGTCGCGGGAAGCAGCCCCATTTCAGTTTGTATATACAGGCAGGATTACAAAATTCCTGTTGAGAGATAATGTCTACCGTTTCTTTTGTTCTTTCCATAAATCGGTATAACTGACCAGCTTGATGCCTTTGGCCAGAATCATCGATTTAACCTCGATGCTGGTGAGGACCCCTAATTCAGCCGCACGGTGGGCGCCGACCCCGCCATTGGTAAAGATGTGATCGGGCTGGGTATGAATGAGGGCATCCTGTTCCGGCGATTCTATTCCGATATGACAAACCCATAGCCATAATCCCGGTTTGAGCTCCTGAAGCATTTTTACTGCGGCATCTTTTTTCTGGGCTACCGGGACAGTATAGACACTGCCGGGACTTCCTTCACCAAGCTCGGACGATATGGGTACATTATTTTCTTTTGCGATGGTTTTGATGACATTTTCGAGGCCCGGATAGTCGTTCAATTCCATATAATGGGTATCGACATACTGGACATTAATACCTTTTTTCTTTGCCAGAGCCACTTGTGCTCTCAGTTCCGCATCTATCTCTTCGATTTTGGGCTTATGCGCCCAGAGCACATCAGGTGATGTGTACAGAAATCCATCCTCGTCAACGATTGAGGATACCTTGTCATACGGGAGCACCGGGCGCCATCTGTATCCGCGCCATTCACCCACCAGCGCGAGATGAACGCCGGTACACCAGCCCGGGTTTTTCCTGCACAGCTCGGCTGCGCCTTCAAACCACGGCCCCGGAACGATGATTGCGCCGCTTGTCAGGACTCCCTCATTGAAAGCTTTCTCGAAGCCTGCAAGTGATCCCTGGGTCATGCCCATGTCATCGCCGCGAACGATGACCCTGATATCCTGGGCACCTGCCGTTTGCGGAATTACCCAAACAGCAATACATAAAACGCAGAGTACAGCAGCAGCTTTAAACACTGTCTCTTTCATGACAGGGCTCCTCCTTTTGTGATTTTTTAAGTACTGGTTGCCTTGTTTAAATTTAAAATATATAATTATCTTATGCTGCGCTATAGTATTATTTGTATTTTTCTCATGATGTTTTCGGGTGCTGTTGATAATAAAATGACAGTTTATCAAGTCGTTGGGGCGCTATGCAAAATGAGGCCGCTTCGATTCATTTTCATGGTTGTAAAAAAGGAAGCGAATGATGATGTTCAGAACTCGTGCTGTTCTCTGTGCCGTGACTTGTGCATTGTTGCTTATGTTTTCAGGTATTGCCGCCGAAAATACTAAAAATACTGCGGGGCCGAATGAGAAATTGTATGTTTTCCTTCTTATCGGACAATCCAATATGGCCGGGAGAGCCCCGATCGGGGACGAAGACAGGGCGCCCATCGAGCGGTGCTATCTGCTCAATGCCTCGGACGAGTGGGAAATCGCATCGAATCCGCTCAACAGGTATTCACGGTACCGGAAAGAGATGAGCATGCAGAAACTCAATCCCGGTTATACCTTTGCAAAGAAAATTCTCCGCTCGGACCCGTCCATAACCGTGGGTCTCGTGGTCAACGCACGCGGTGGAACGAGCATCTCACAGTGGAGCAGAGGGGGACTTCTCTACTCTGAGGCGGTGAGACGGGTAAAAATCGCACAGAAGACCGGCGTGCTGAAGGGAATTCTCTGGCATCAGGGCGAAGCGGACTGTTCCGATCCACTGTACCTTGACAAGCTGAAGGTATTGATCGGTAATTTCAGAGAGGACCTCGGGGCGCCAGACCTTCCCTTTATCGCCGGGCAGATAAACGGATCATGGCCGGTGAACGATCAGATTGCCAGACTCCCCCGTGAGGTTCCCTGTACCGGGTTTGCCTCATCCGAAGGATTGAATGTGCTCGATGACTGGCATTTCGACACCCCGGGCATGAGGATTTTCGGCGAACGCTATGCCGACGCGGTTCTGCCTTTTCTCGGGAAAAAACAGCAGAGGACCGTGAAATAAAACCTTTGTAATCGAGGTCTGTGCAGAATAATAAGGTTCACATGGGCCTGTGTCGTTTCTCAGCCTGGTTTTATCTGAAAATGCATCTGCTGTTTCATGTGCCAAAGCCCCGGCCTGGTGTCGGGAGTCCCCGTAACGCCGTCATTCCCGAATCGCTGATAGGGAATCCTTTTTAAATGACTTGCAGGAATTTGGAATAAAACACATATGGTACATTGTCGGGAGGGATATCTTTGAAATACCTGAACACAATCGATTATACGGTCATTCTGATCTATTTTTCGATACTTCTCGGTCTCGGTCTTGTGCTCAAAAAGATGGCGTCACGAAGCCTCGAAGATTACTTTCTCGGAGGCAGAAAGCTCCCCTGGTGGGCGCTCGGTGTCTCGGGAATGGCGTCGTATCTCGATATGACCGGCACCATGATCATTACATCGTTTCTGTTCATGCTCGGTCCCCGGGGACTGTTCATAGAGTTCCGGGGCGGCGCTGTCCTGCCGCTCGCTTTCATGCTCGTCTGGATGGGGAAATGGCACAGGCGGTCACGGTGTATAACCGGCGCCGAGTGGATGATATTCAGGTTCGGCGAGGGTTTCGGCGGTCAGTTTGCCCGTCTTACCGCGGCATTGGCAGCGATACTGCTCACTGTCGGCATGCTGGCATACCTCGTGAAAGGTGCAGGGCTTTTTCTGTCCATGTTCCTGCCTTTTTCTCCGCTCGCCTGCTCGCTCATCATGATAGGTGTCGCAGCGTTGTATACCATGGCTTCTGGTTTTTACGGCGTTGTGTTCATCGATCTTTTTCAATCAATGATCATTCTTGTTGCGGTTGTTGCGATTTCGCTCATGGCGTTCCTAAAACCATACGATGTTCAGAGCCTCGCCGCACTGGCCCATAGTGTAACCGGCAGCGCCGAATGGACGAGTTCACGGCTGCAATGGTTTACATCCATGCCGCGGGGTTACGAAGCCTACCGTCACCTTGCGATGTTCGCGATGTTTTACTTCCTCCGCCAGATATTCGGTGGCATGTGCGCGGGGGACGACCCCAAGTATTTCGGCGCCCGCAGCGACCGTGAATGCGGCACGCTGACCTTCATGTGGACATCCCTCATGATGTTCCGGTGGCCCATGATGATGGCGTTTGCGGTGCTCGGACTTTTTCTCGTGCAGAATCTGTTTCCCGACCAGGGGGTGCTGATTCAGGCCGCCGATCTCATCAAGAATCACCTCGGCGCAGTCGACAAGAGCCGCTGGCCCGATGCTCTTGCCGGAATCATCAATGCTCCCGGCCATTATCCGGCGCTCGTCGCCGGTCTCTCCAATCTGCTGGGGGATGACTGGTCATCGAAACTCCAGCTTCTGAGTTTCGAGGGAACCGTCAATCCCGAGCGCATTCTTCCGGCTGTCATTCTCTATGACATACCGATGGGTTTCCGCGGGATGATTCTTGTGGCGCTCATCGCTGCGGCTATGACCACATTCGATTCCACGGTCAACAGGACGACGGGTTTCTTCATCCGTGATATCTATCAGCGGTATATGAGACCTTCAGCCCCGAACAGGGAAATGATCGTTGCAAGCTGGGTTTTCATTGTCGTTCTCGTTGCGGTCGGGTTTGCCCTCGGATACTCGACAAGAAGCATCAACGATATTTGGGGATGGATCAACATGAGTTTCGGAGCCGGTCTCCTTATCCCCAGTCTCATGCGGTTTTACTGGTGGCGTTACAACGGCGGAGGTTTTGCCCTCGGCACCGTTGTCGGGATGGTTTTTGCCGTTGCACAGCGTTTCATGTTTCCCGAGCTCGACGAGCGTCTTCAGTTTGCGCTCGTAAGTGTTGTATCGTTCGCCGGCGCCGTTGCCGGAACCTATTTGAGCAGGCCGACCGACCGGGCGATACTCGAAAACTTTTACCATAAAACCCGGCCGTTCGGTTTCTGGGGGCCGCTCAGGAAAAAAATGTCCCCTGATATCCGCGCCGGTATGGAACGGGAGCACCGCTACGATATCATCGCGCTTCCGTTTGTTCTTGGCTGGCAGATCACGCTTTTCATGCTGCCAATGCAGCTCATAATTAAATCCTATGGGGCATTCCGGGTTACATTTGCTGTCTGGGCCGTATGCTTCGCAGGGATGTACCTGTTCTGGTACCGTAAGCTGCCGGAAGGATGATTTTATCCGTGATGCGGGTGAGTGAGAGAAAACGGAGATACCCGATAAGTTCTCAAGATTCGATAGAACGCGGATTTACGCGGATTTGAGTTTAGTACCTTACCGATGTAACATTGCAGGGGTAATTCATGAATTACCCCTGCTCCGTGTCTCCGTGGTGAAATTTTTTATGAATATTTCCAGATAAATTCGGAATAGACACTAATCGTAAAATGTCAGGAGGATACCTATGGAATACCTGAACACGATCGATTATACAGTCATGCTGATCTATTTTGCCATTCTTATAGGTCTCGGCATGGTTCTTAAAAAGATGGCATCCCGAAGTCTCGAGGATTACTTCCTCGGCGGAAGGAGACTCCCCTGGTGGGCGCTCGGCGTTTCGGGCATGGCATCGTTTCTCGATATCACCGGCACCATGATCATCACATCCTTCCTGTTCATGCTCGGACCGCGGGGGCTTTTCATC from bacterium includes:
- a CDS encoding DoxX family protein — encoded protein: MIPRSEPDRPVTLIQLSALTLLRVAVGWHFLYEGVAKIYTPDWTSKGFLAISKWIFSPIFHWIADTPSVLSVVDFLNIWGLTLIGLGLMAGLLTRPSAVFGIVLLFLYYVANPPFIGMDYGVITEGSYLIVDKNLVELIALIVVALFPTGTFLGLDRYVAYLRLKRTGDSVAQPLPKEASQQTGENHDTPPSIGRRELFKSLATFPVLGIFIIAVLRKLGWESYEEKRLKEFQADAVSRATAKTFSFTSMENLKEKVPQAQIKNLGLSRVILGGNLINGFVHARDLLYVSNLVKAYHHKAKIFETFMLAEKCGINAFLTNPILSGVMDEYWRRGIGKIKFIPNTTSDNIIEGAKRCVDFGASACYVHGASADQYAREGNVEPVGKAIDLIRQNGIPAGIGAHDLYTVKKCVEQGVIPDFWVKTLHRTDYWSARLEGAKEGLGDHDNLWCTEPEETIEFMGTLSQPWIAFKVLAAGAIEPKEGFKYAFDGGADFICVGMYDFQIVDDVNIAMEVLGGKLDRKRPWYA
- a CDS encoding sialate O-acetylesterase encodes the protein MFSGIAAENTKNTAGPNEKLYVFLLIGQSNMAGRAPIGDEDRAPIERCYLLNASDEWEIASNPLNRYSRYRKEMSMQKLNPGYTFAKKILRSDPSITVGLVVNARGGTSISQWSRGGLLYSEAVRRVKIAQKTGVLKGILWHQGEADCSDPLYLDKLKVLIGNFREDLGAPDLPFIAGQINGSWPVNDQIARLPREVPCTGFASSEGLNVLDDWHFDTPGMRIFGERYADAVLPFLGKKQQRTVK
- a CDS encoding ChbG/HpnK family deacetylase; the encoded protein is MKETVFKAAAVLCVLCIAVWVIPQTAGAQDIRVIVRGDDMGMTQGSLAGFEKAFNEGVLTSGAIIVPGPWFEGAAELCRKNPGWCTGVHLALVGEWRGYRWRPVLPYDKVSSIVDEDGFLYTSPDVLWAHKPKIEEIDAELRAQVALAKKKGINVQYVDTHYMELNDYPGLENVIKTIAKENNVPISSELGEGSPGSVYTVPVAQKKDAAVKMLQELKPGLWLWVCHIGIESPEQDALIHTQPDHIFTNGGVGAHRAAELGVLTSIEVKSMILAKGIKLVSYTDLWKEQKKR
- a CDS encoding sodium:solute symporter, translating into MKYLNTIDYTVILIYFSILLGLGLVLKKMASRSLEDYFLGGRKLPWWALGVSGMASYLDMTGTMIITSFLFMLGPRGLFIEFRGGAVLPLAFMLVWMGKWHRRSRCITGAEWMIFRFGEGFGGQFARLTAALAAILLTVGMLAYLVKGAGLFLSMFLPFSPLACSLIMIGVAALYTMASGFYGVVFIDLFQSMIILVAVVAISLMAFLKPYDVQSLAALAHSVTGSAEWTSSRLQWFTSMPRGYEAYRHLAMFAMFYFLRQIFGGMCAGDDPKYFGARSDRECGTLTFMWTSLMMFRWPMMMAFAVLGLFLVQNLFPDQGVLIQAADLIKNHLGAVDKSRWPDALAGIINAPGHYPALVAGLSNLLGDDWSSKLQLLSFEGTVNPERILPAVILYDIPMGFRGMILVALIAAAMTTFDSTVNRTTGFFIRDIYQRYMRPSAPNREMIVASWVFIVVLVAVGFALGYSTRSINDIWGWINMSFGAGLLIPSLMRFYWWRYNGGGFALGTVVGMVFAVAQRFMFPELDERLQFALVSVVSFAGAVAGTYLSRPTDRAILENFYHKTRPFGFWGPLRKKMSPDIRAGMEREHRYDIIALPFVLGWQITLFMLPMQLIIKSYGAFRVTFAVWAVCFAGMYLFWYRKLPEG